The Buchnera aphidicola (Cavariella theobaldi) DNA window AATGTATTTGCATTCATATACAAAAAACCTATTTTCATTGAAATATATATAAAATTAAAAAAAAGAACATATTTTAATTTACTATATATAAGACTTATTATTTGATTTTAATATATAAAATATTTATTATGCAATAAAATGATTTTTTATTATGAAGGAAAAAAAGAAAGGACAATATTGAGAATTTCTGGGGTACCTGGATTCGAACCAGGGATGCCGGTATCAAAAACCGGTGCCTTGCCGCTTGGCTATACCCCATTTAAAATTATTGTTTATACTAAAATACGGAAGGCGAGACTTGAACTCGCAAACCTTGCGGTGCCAGATCCTAAATCTGGTGCGTCTACCTATTTCGCCACTTCCGTAAAAATATTGGCTACGATGGGAATTGAACCCATGACCTCAGCGTTATGAGTGCTGTGCTCTAACCAACTGAGCTACGTAGCCTAAATTAATTATAAATTGTTATTTATAAAATTTAAAATAACAATTCTATTGTATATGAGATTATAGATAAAATCAATAATTTTTACTGGTGAAAATATGAAAATAGTTTAAATATTTTAATTAATATACTTAAAGGGTATATCAAAAAATAATTTATAGGAAAAAAATGAATAACAAAATAAAAAAATATAGTAACAATTTTATTTATCATATTATTGATAAGGATTTAAAAAAAAATAAAAAATTATCTTTACATACTCGGTTTCCGCCAGAACCTAATGGTTATCTTCATATAGGGCATGCAAAATCAATTTGTTTAAATTTTGAATTAGCAAAAATATATCAAGGAAAATGTAATTTGCGTTTTGATGATACGAATCCTATAAAGGAGAATATAAAATATATTCATGCTATTCAAGATGATATTCATTGGTTAGGTTATAATGGATACAATAATATCTACTATGCTTCAGAATATTTTGAAATATTTTATAAATATGCAAAAGAACTAATCAAAAAAGGATTAGCTTATATAGATGAGTTAACAAAAGAAGAAATACGTGAATATCGAGGAACACTAAATAAGCCAGGAAAAAACAGTCCATATCGAAATAGAAGCATAGAAGAAAATATAATACTTTTTAAAAAAATGAAAAATGGAAAATTTTCTGAAGGACAAGCTTGTTTAAGAGCTAAAATTGATATGAGTTCTGCATTAATGATTATGCGTGATCCTGTTTTATACCGTATTTTATACACGCCGCATCATCAAACAAAAAGCAAATGGTGTATATATCCAATGTATGATTTTGCTCATTGTATTTCTGATTCTATTGAAAATATTAGTCATTCCCTTTGCACTTTAGAATTCCAAGATAACAAAAATTTATATAATTGGATTTTAAAAAATATAGATATTTTACATTATCCAAAACAATATGAATTTTCTCGATTAAATTTAGAATATTCTATACTATCAAAAAGAAAATTAAATATATTAGTTAAAAAAAAAATAGTTTTAGGATGGGATGATCCTCGAATGCCCACCATTTCTGGATTAAGAAAAAGGGGATACACGCCATCTTCTATTCAAACATTTTGTGAAAAAATTGGTATAACAAAACAAAATCATTTAATACAATTATCTCTATTAGAACATTGTATTAGAAAAGAACTTAATGAAAATGCAATTCGTACCATGGCGATATTGGAACCAATTAAAATATTTTTATATAATTTACATGAAAATTATGAAGAAACATTAACCATTCCTAATCATCCGTTTCATGCTGAACTAGGTACTCATGAAATTCTTTTTACTAATATGATCTATATTGAAAGAAAAGATTTTCAAGAAAAATATGATAATCAATATAAAAGATTAAAAATCGGACATGAAATTCGATTAAGACATGCATATATAATAAAAGCAGAAAAAATAAAAAAAGATAAGAATAAAAATATTATTTATATAATATGTTCTTGCAATCTAAAAACTTTAGGTAAAAAATCGAGTAATAATAAAAATCCTGCAGTGATACACTGGATATCAGTAAAAAATTCTTTTCCAGCACACTTTAGATTATATAATTCTTTATTTAATATCAAAAATCCCGAACAAGAAGAAAATTTTTTATTACATATCAATAAAAATTCTTTCATTATTAAAAAAGGTTTTATTGAAAAAAATTTAGCAAATGATATAAAAAAAAATAGCATTGATAAAAAAATAAAATTATTTTTTCAATTTGAAAGAATTGGTTATTTCTGCACAGATACTGATACTATACAAAAAAAATATTTAATATTTAACCGAACTGTGAGTTTAAGAGATACATGGAATATAAAAATGAAAATAAAAACTACGACTAATAATTGAGATCAGTATATAATCTTTAAAAAAACAATATTTGTTTTTTAAAATACATAGTTTATTAATAATAATTCAATTATAAGTTGTCAACTATAATTTAATTCCTTATGATTAATCAC harbors:
- the glnS gene encoding glutamine--tRNA ligase; amino-acid sequence: MNNKIKKYSNNFIYHIIDKDLKKNKKLSLHTRFPPEPNGYLHIGHAKSICLNFELAKIYQGKCNLRFDDTNPIKENIKYIHAIQDDIHWLGYNGYNNIYYASEYFEIFYKYAKELIKKGLAYIDELTKEEIREYRGTLNKPGKNSPYRNRSIEENIILFKKMKNGKFSEGQACLRAKIDMSSALMIMRDPVLYRILYTPHHQTKSKWCIYPMYDFAHCISDSIENISHSLCTLEFQDNKNLYNWILKNIDILHYPKQYEFSRLNLEYSILSKRKLNILVKKKIVLGWDDPRMPTISGLRKRGYTPSSIQTFCEKIGITKQNHLIQLSLLEHCIRKELNENAIRTMAILEPIKIFLYNLHENYEETLTIPNHPFHAELGTHEILFTNMIYIERKDFQEKYDNQYKRLKIGHEIRLRHAYIIKAEKIKKDKNKNIIYIICSCNLKTLGKKSSNNKNPAVIHWISVKNSFPAHFRLYNSLFNIKNPEQEENFLLHINKNSFIIKKGFIEKNLANDIKKNSIDKKIKLFFQFERIGYFCTDTDTIQKKYLIFNRTVSLRDTWNIKMKIKTTTNN